A genomic window from Coccinella septempunctata chromosome 9, icCocSept1.1, whole genome shotgun sequence includes:
- the LOC123320660 gene encoding glucose dehydrogenase [FAD, quinone]-like, translated as MKLQWFILFLLSTYLISVVDGQKDMTDFLLKQITIQAEMNNTLHFREYGDGEEPQKYDFVIIGSGSAGSVIANRLSEVPQWKILLLEVGREATGFSDIPFLAPALQFTDLNWGYTMEKQEGVALGMVNQRMPWPRGKALGGSTIINYMLYVRGNKEDYNNWEKMGNPGWGYKDVFKYFVKSEDAMLAVNDTGYHGKGGYQTVQDVPFRTESAHAWVKACQEAGYKYVDYNGKQQLGVSYVQGTITNGRRCSVEKAFLRPAKNRPNLTILTGARATKILINPVTREAYGVEYIRRGRTYTAMAEKEVISSAGAFHSPQLLMLSGIGPKDQLQSLNISIIQDLQVGQKMYDHLTFLGLLFSVNESITIRTEDMFSIKSFIEWKFGRGPYTDLGGVESFTYIKVKEEEPISLPDIELLFIGLGLHTDAGALIRKSFGLTDESFNALWKPLIGKPGFQVFPMLLHPKSYGKIKLTSKDPQKDPIFYGNYFTDPQDEDMRTFIASIREVQRIVNTSPSLQKYGAKMVPWSIAGCESEEFDSDDYWRCGLQHLAQTLHHQVATCKMGPKEDPEAVVDHELKVYGIKKLRVADSSVVPLPIGAHMNAPSIMVGEKAADMVKEEWKKINKDSL; from the exons ATGAAGTTACAGTGGTTTATACTGTTCCTATTGTCAACGTACTTGATTTCTGTCGTAGATGGACAGAAAGATATGACAGATTTTCTTCTGAAGCAGATTACTATTCAGGCAGAAATGAATAACACGTTACATTTTAGAG AATATGGAGATGGAGAAGAACCACAAAAATACGATTTCGTGATAATAGGGTCAGGTTCAGCAGGATCCGTGATTGCCAACAGACTATCCGAGGTACCTCAATGGAAAATCCTTCTTTTAGAAGTAGGTCGCGAAGCTACAGGGTTCTCCGACATACCCTTCCTAGCACCGGCCCTACAATTCACTGATCTCAACTGGGGATACACCATGGAGAAGCAGGAAGGAGTAGCTCTGG GTATGGTCAACCAGAGGATGCCTTGGCCCAGAGGGAAGGCTTTGGGTGGATCGACAATCATCAACTATATGCTGTACGTACGTGGAAATAAGGAAGATTACAACAACTGGGAGAAGATGGGTAATCCAGGTTGGGGATACAAAGATGTCttcaaatatttcgtgaaatctgAGGATGCCATGCTGGCTGTGAACGATACAGGGTATCATGGAAAGGGAG GTTACCAAACCGTCCAAGATGTTCCCTTCAGGACAGAATCGGCTCATGCATGGGTGAAAGCCTGTCAAGAAGCTGGATACAAATATGTGGACTATAATGGCAAACAGCAGCTAGGAGTTTCGTACGTTCAAGGAACAATAACGAATGGCAGAAGATGCAGCGTCGAAAAAGCCTTCTTAAGACCTGCGAAGAACAGGCCAAACTTAACTATCCTCACAGGAGCTAGAGCTACTAAAATTCTCATTAATCCAGTAACACGAGAGGCTTACGGTGTTGAATATATCAGAAGGGGACGTACTTACACGGCCATGGCTGAAAAAGAAGTTATTTCTTCGGCTGGAGCTTTCCATTCGCCCCAACTCCTCATGCTTTCAG GCATCGGACCAAAGGATCAACTCCAATCACTCAACATTTCCATAATCCAAGACCTCCAAGTGGGACAGAAAATGTACGATCATCTAACATTCCTAGGTCTTTTGTTCAGCGTCAACGAATCCATAACTATCAGAACTGAAGATATGTTCTCAATAAAATCATTCATTGAATGGAAATTTGGAAGGGGTCCATACACTGATCTTGGAGGAGTGGAGTCTTTCACTTATATAAAGGTTAAGGAAGAGGAACCAATTTCCCTACCTGACATCGAGCTTCTATTCATAGGTTTAGGACTCCACACAGACGCTGGGGCGTTAATAAGGAAGAGTTTTGGTTTAACCGACGAATCATTCAACGCGTTATGGAAACCACTGATAGGAAAACCGGgttttcaagtttttccaaTGTTGCTCCATCCCAAATCATATGGAAAAATCAAGCTCACTTCTAAAGATCCACAGAAAGATCCTATATTCTACGGAAACTATTTCACGGATCCTCAGGATGAGGATATGAGAACTTTCATTGCTTCCATACGCGAAGTCCAAAGGATTGTGAACACCAGCCCATCCCTGCAAAAGTATGGCGCTAAAATGGTCCCTTGGTCCATAGCCGGTTGCGAGAGTGAAGAATTTGATTCGGACGATTATTGGAGGTGTGGACTACAACATTTGGCTCAAACACTGCACCACCAAGTGGCAACATGCAAAATGGGCCCTAAAGAGGACCCTGAAGCTGTGGTTGACCATGAGCTGAAGGTGTACGGGATCAAGAAGTTGAGAGTGGCTGATAGTAGTGTGGTACCCCTACCTATAGGGGCTCACATGAATGCACCCTCCATCATGGTAGGAGAGAAGGCTGCAGATATGGTTAAAGAAGAGTGGAAGAAGATAAACAAGGACAGTTTGTGA
- the LOC123320661 gene encoding glucose dehydrogenase [FAD, quinone]-like, which translates to MKLQWFLLFLLSTYLISSIDGDMTDFILKQIALQPEVNNILHFREYGDGEEPQKYDFVIIGSGSAGSVIANRLSEVPQWRILLLEVGREATGFSDIPFLAPALQFTDLNWGYTMEQQEGVALGMVNERMPWPRGKVLGGSTVINYMLYVRGNKEDYNNWEKMGNPGWGYKDVLKYFLKSEDAMLAVNDTEYHGKGGYQTVQDVPFRTESADGWVKASQEAGYKYVDYNGKQQLGVSYVQGTITNGRRCSVEKAFLRPAKDRPNLTILTGARATKILIDPVTREAYGVEYIRRGRTYTAMAEKEVISSAGTFHSPQLLMLSGIGPKDQLESLNIPIIQDLQVGQKLYDHLLFVGLLFSVNESITITPADVLPITSFIEWKFGRGPYTLLGGVEAVTYIKVKEEGPTSLPDIELLFLGLGLHTDAGALVRKSLGLTDESFNALWKPLIGKPGFQIFPMLLHPKSYGNIELTSKDPQEAPLFYGNYFTDPEDEDMRTLIASIREVQRIVNTSPSLQKYGAKMVPWSIAGCENEEFDSDDYWRCGLQHLAITLHHQTSTCKMGPKKDPEAVVDHELKVYGIKKLRVADSSVIPLPLAAHINAPTIMVGEKAADMIKEEWKKTNKDSL; encoded by the exons ATGAAGTTACAGTGGTTTCTACTGTTCCTATTGTCAACGTACTTAATTTCTTCAATAGATGGTGATATGACAGATTTTATTTTGAAGCAGATTGCTTTACAACCAGAAGTGAATaacatattacattttagag AATATGGAGATGGAGAAGAACCACAAAAATACGATTTCGTGATAATTGGGTCAGGTTCAGCAGGATCCGTGATTGCCAACAGACTATCCGAGGTACCTCAATGGAGAATCCTTCTTTTAGAAGTGGGTCGCGAAGCTACAGGGTTCTCCGACATACCCTTCCTAGCACCGGCTCTACAATTCACTGATCTCAACTGGGGATACACCATGGAGCAGCAGGAAGGGGTAGCTCTGG GTATGGTCAACGAAAGGATGCCTTGGCCCAGAGGGAAGGTTTTGGGTGGATCGACAGTCATCAACTATATGCTGTACGTACGTGGAAATAAGGAAGATTACAACAACTGGGAGAAGATGGGCAATCCAGGTTGGGGATACAAGGATGTCCTCAAATATTTCCTTAAATCTGAGGATGCCATGCTGGCTGTGAACGACACAGAGTATCATGGGAAGGGAG GTTACCAAACCGTCCAAGATGTTCCCTTCAGGACAGAATCGGCTGATGGGTGGGTGAAAGCTAGTCAGGAAGCTGGTTACAAATACGTGGACTATAATGGCAAACAGCAGCTAGGAGTTTCGTACGTTCAAGGAACAATAACGAATGGCAGAAGATGCAGCGTCGAAAAAGCCTTCTTAAGACCTGCGAAGGACAGGCCAAACTTAACTATACTCACAGGAGCTAGAGCTACTAAAATTCTCATTGATCCAGTAACACGAGAGGCTTACGGTGTTGAATATATCAGAAGGGGACGTACTTACACGGCCATGGCTGAAAAGGAAGTTATTTCTTCGGCTGGAACTTTCCATTCGCCACAACTCCTCATGCTGTCAG GCATCGGACCAAAGGATCAACTCGAATCACTCAACATTCCCATAATCCAGGACCTCCAAGTGGGACAGAAATTGTACGATCATCTCTTATTCGTAGGTCTTTTGTTCAGCGTAAACGAATCCATAACTATCACACCTGCAGATGTGCTCCCAATAACATCATTTATTGAATGGAAATTTGGAAGAGGTCCATACACCTTACTTGGAGGAGTGGAAGCTGTCACTTATATAAAGGTTAAGGAAGAGGGGCCGACCTCTCTACCTGACATCGAGCTTCTATTCCTCGGTTTAGGACTCCACACAGACGCTGGGGCGTTAGTAAGAAAGAGTCTTGGTTTAACCGACGAATCATTCAACGCGTTATGGAAACCACTGATAGGAAAACCgggttttcaaatttttccaatgTTGCTCCATCCCAAATCATATGGGAACATCGAGCTCACTTCTAAAGATCCACAGGAAGCTCCTTTATTCTACGGAAACTATTTCACGGATCCTGAGGATGAGGATATGAGAACTCTCATTGCTTCCATACGCGAAGTCCAAAGGATTGTGAACACCAGCCCATCCCTGCAAAAGTATGGCGCTAAAATGGTTCCTTGGTCCATAGCCGGTTGCGAGAATGAAGAATTTGATTCGGACGATTATTGGAGGTGTGGACTACAACATTTGGCGATAACACTGCATCACCAAACGTCAACATGCAAAATGGGCCCTAAAAAGGACCCTGAAGCTGTTGTTGACCATGAGCTGAAGGTGTACGGGATCAAGAAGTTGAGAGTGGCTGATAGCAGTGTGATACCCCTACCTTTAGCGGCTCACATAAATGCACCCACCATCATGGTAGGAGAGAAGGCTGCAGATATGATTAAAGAAGAATGGAAGAAGACAAACAAGGACAGTTTGTGA